A stretch of the Alosa alosa isolate M-15738 ecotype Scorff River chromosome 16, AALO_Geno_1.1, whole genome shotgun sequence genome encodes the following:
- the LOC125309714 gene encoding CD166 antigen homolog isoform X1, whose amino-acid sequence MHSAAILAGVFLSLLHQVCPQEIITSQYGETIHIPCGPQDSRSEEPFLIKWKYEDKVDGTSGDLLVKRKTNATITASDEFKGRVSIGKDDSLLITNAVLSDQKTYTCMMVMISDISEHSMQVLIRKSPETVELTNNPAAVETGKRTTIGECSADDANPAAKLTWYRNDKPLEHDGKGIVITVSETVDASTGLTSSVSELQYSVEKEDMGALFSCGVQDSALRSKAVNFTINYPTEKVSLEVVTPGLLLEGADVMLRCRADGNPPPSSYVFYLQGKEVTVEDQTSYTLTGVTRDQSGEYKCSPSGDTSLVASHNITVHYLDVALSPSGKLVKAAGEPLPITLEKDASGKVTVAWTKNNASLTEEPQFERLKYSDSGLYECKVSMGDLVSTHSFELLVEGAPVITSLKEELSADGAHKVLSCEAEGFPKPTVEWSGINGTNVEESDYVDGRVTHQLTVVPRANLTVTCLVMNNLGMDSKTTEVSSLLVSHIDDTEVKRMDKQDQTEESGDPAKLAVGIVLGLILVTLALGLGYWFYIKKSKQGSWKTGEKEAGNTEESKKLEEVPQKAEV is encoded by the exons ATGCATTCTGCTGCGATTTTAGCGGGAGTCTTTCTGTCGCTTCTCCATCAAG TGTGCCCACAGGAGATCATCACCAGCCAGTATGGAGAGACCATTCACATCCCGTGCGGTCCTCAAGACTCGCGCTCTGAGGAACCGTTTCTTATCAAGTGGAAATAC gAGGATAAGGTGGACGGCACATCAGGTGATCTTCTGGTGAAGCGGAAGACAAATGCCACAATCACTGCCTCTGATGAGTTTAAGGGCCGAGTGTCCATCGGCAAGGACGAcagcctcctcatcactaacgCGGTCCTCTCCGACCAGAAGACCTACACCTGTATGATGGTGATGATCTCGGACATCTCCGAGCACAGCATGCAAGTGCTCATCCGCA AATCCCCCGAGACAGTGGAGCTCACGAACAACCCGGCTGCCGTGGAAACGGGCAAACGGACCACG ATTGGAGAATGCAGTGCGGACGATGCCAACCCTGCAGCCAAGCTCACGTGGTACAGGAACGACAAGCCTCTAGAGCATGATGGCAAAG GCATTGTGATCACGGTGTCAGAGACCGTAGATGCATCAACGGGGCTGACCAGCAGTGTGTCCGAGCTGCAGTACTCTGTGGAGAAGGAGGACATGGGGGCGCTGTTCTCCTGTGGGGTCCAGGACTCCGCCCTCAGATCCAAAGCTGTAAACttcaccatcaact ACCCCACGGAGAAGGTCAGCCTGGAGGTTGTGACACCTGGGCTCTTGCTGGAGGGTGCTGACGTCATGCTGAGGTGCCGTGCCGACGGGAACCCCCCTCCTTCCAGCTACGTCTTCTACCTGCAG GGAAAGGAAGTGACTGTGGAGGACCAGACCTCCTACACGCTGACAGGCGTCACACGGGACCAATCAGGAGAGTACAAGTGCTCCCCCAGCGGTGACACCAGCCTGGTCGCCTCCCACAACATCACCGTCCACT atcTGGACGTGGCTCTGAGCCCATCTGGGAAGCTTGTGAAGGCTGCGGGGGAGCCTCTGCCCATCACCCTGGAGAAAGACGCCTCTGGCAAGGTCACTGTGGCCTggacaaag AACAACGCCAGTCTGACAGAGGAGCCCCAGTTTGAGCGGCTAAAGTACTCAGACTCAGGGCTGTACGAGTGCAAGGTGTCCATGGGAGACCTTGTGTCCACACACTCCTTTGAGCTGCTGGTGGAAG gagcgcCTGTGATCACCAGCCTGAAGGAGGAGCTGAGCGCTGATGGAGCCCACAAGGTGCTGAGCTGCGAGGCTGAGGGCTTCCCCAAACCCACTGTGGAGTGGAGCGGCATCAACGGCACCaat gtggAAGAAAGTGACTATGTTGACGGCAGGGTGACACATCAATTGACCGTAGTGCCCAGAGCTAACCTGACAGTCACCTGTCTGGTCATGAACAACCTGGGAATGGACAGCAAGACCACTGAGGTGTCATCCT TATTGGTCAGTCACATTGATGACACAGAGGTGAAAAGAATGGACAAACAAG ACCAGACGGAGGAGTCTGGCGACCCGGCCAAGCTGGCGGTAGGGATCGTTCTTGGTCTCATCCTCGTTACGCTAGCCCTGGGCCTGGGCTACTGGTTTTACATCAAAAAGTCAAA aCAAGGCAGCTGGAAAACAGGGGAGAAGGAGGCTGGCAACACGGAGGAGAGTAAGAAGCTGGAGGAGGTTCCCCAGAAGGCCGAGGTGTAG
- the LOC125309714 gene encoding CD166 antigen homolog isoform X2, with protein MHSAAILAGVFLSLLHQVCPQEIITSQYGETIHIPCGPQDSRSEEPFLIKWKYEDKVDGTSGDLLVKRKTNATITASDEFKGRVSIGKDDSLLITNAVLSDQKTYTCMMVMISDISEHSMQVLIRKSPETVELTNNPAAVETGKRTTIGECSADDANPAAKLTWYRNDKPLEHDGKGIVITVSETVDASTGLTSSVSELQYSVEKEDMGALFSCGVQDSALRSKAVNFTINYPTEKVSLEVVTPGLLLEGADVMLRCRADGNPPPSSYVFYLQGKEVTVEDQTSYTLTGVTRDQSGEYKCSPSGDTSLVASHNITVHYLDVALSPSGKLVKAAGEPLPITLEKDASGKVTVAWTKNNASLTEEPQFERLKYSDSGLYECKVSMGDLVSTHSFELLVEGAPVITSLKEELSADGAHKVLSCEAEGFPKPTVEWSGINGTNVEESDYVDGRVTHQLTVVPRANLTVTCLVMNNLGMDSKTTEVSSYQTEESGDPAKLAVGIVLGLILVTLALGLGYWFYIKKSKQGSWKTGEKEAGNTEESKKLEEVPQKAEV; from the exons ATGCATTCTGCTGCGATTTTAGCGGGAGTCTTTCTGTCGCTTCTCCATCAAG TGTGCCCACAGGAGATCATCACCAGCCAGTATGGAGAGACCATTCACATCCCGTGCGGTCCTCAAGACTCGCGCTCTGAGGAACCGTTTCTTATCAAGTGGAAATAC gAGGATAAGGTGGACGGCACATCAGGTGATCTTCTGGTGAAGCGGAAGACAAATGCCACAATCACTGCCTCTGATGAGTTTAAGGGCCGAGTGTCCATCGGCAAGGACGAcagcctcctcatcactaacgCGGTCCTCTCCGACCAGAAGACCTACACCTGTATGATGGTGATGATCTCGGACATCTCCGAGCACAGCATGCAAGTGCTCATCCGCA AATCCCCCGAGACAGTGGAGCTCACGAACAACCCGGCTGCCGTGGAAACGGGCAAACGGACCACG ATTGGAGAATGCAGTGCGGACGATGCCAACCCTGCAGCCAAGCTCACGTGGTACAGGAACGACAAGCCTCTAGAGCATGATGGCAAAG GCATTGTGATCACGGTGTCAGAGACCGTAGATGCATCAACGGGGCTGACCAGCAGTGTGTCCGAGCTGCAGTACTCTGTGGAGAAGGAGGACATGGGGGCGCTGTTCTCCTGTGGGGTCCAGGACTCCGCCCTCAGATCCAAAGCTGTAAACttcaccatcaact ACCCCACGGAGAAGGTCAGCCTGGAGGTTGTGACACCTGGGCTCTTGCTGGAGGGTGCTGACGTCATGCTGAGGTGCCGTGCCGACGGGAACCCCCCTCCTTCCAGCTACGTCTTCTACCTGCAG GGAAAGGAAGTGACTGTGGAGGACCAGACCTCCTACACGCTGACAGGCGTCACACGGGACCAATCAGGAGAGTACAAGTGCTCCCCCAGCGGTGACACCAGCCTGGTCGCCTCCCACAACATCACCGTCCACT atcTGGACGTGGCTCTGAGCCCATCTGGGAAGCTTGTGAAGGCTGCGGGGGAGCCTCTGCCCATCACCCTGGAGAAAGACGCCTCTGGCAAGGTCACTGTGGCCTggacaaag AACAACGCCAGTCTGACAGAGGAGCCCCAGTTTGAGCGGCTAAAGTACTCAGACTCAGGGCTGTACGAGTGCAAGGTGTCCATGGGAGACCTTGTGTCCACACACTCCTTTGAGCTGCTGGTGGAAG gagcgcCTGTGATCACCAGCCTGAAGGAGGAGCTGAGCGCTGATGGAGCCCACAAGGTGCTGAGCTGCGAGGCTGAGGGCTTCCCCAAACCCACTGTGGAGTGGAGCGGCATCAACGGCACCaat gtggAAGAAAGTGACTATGTTGACGGCAGGGTGACACATCAATTGACCGTAGTGCCCAGAGCTAACCTGACAGTCACCTGTCTGGTCATGAACAACCTGGGAATGGACAGCAAGACCACTGAGGTGTCATCCT ACCAGACGGAGGAGTCTGGCGACCCGGCCAAGCTGGCGGTAGGGATCGTTCTTGGTCTCATCCTCGTTACGCTAGCCCTGGGCCTGGGCTACTGGTTTTACATCAAAAAGTCAAA aCAAGGCAGCTGGAAAACAGGGGAGAAGGAGGCTGGCAACACGGAGGAGAGTAAGAAGCTGGAGGAGGTTCCCCAGAAGGCCGAGGTGTAG